In Pleurocapsa minor HA4230-MV1, one DNA window encodes the following:
- a CDS encoding ester cyclase, which produces MVTEQTVNQADNQQATPSLTPAQGALQAVWEAHIQSEFGTHSTEDALATMVEDAYVNDIPVMTGGVGKPAVGEFYSKYFIPQIPPDFELVPISRTIGTDQLVDEMVAKFTHTIQMEWMLAGVAPTGKGVEVPVVAIIRFRDGKVAHEHLYWDQASVLVQLGLLDSANLPIVGVDSARKLMNRNLPSNTLIDRASDRE; this is translated from the coding sequence ATGGTCACAGAACAAACTGTAAATCAAGCAGACAATCAACAGGCGACTCCTAGCTTGACCCCTGCCCAGGGAGCCTTGCAAGCAGTCTGGGAAGCACATATACAGTCCGAGTTTGGCACTCACAGCACTGAAGATGCTCTCGCGACGATGGTTGAAGATGCTTACGTGAACGACATCCCGGTCATGACCGGAGGAGTCGGAAAACCAGCAGTGGGTGAGTTTTATTCCAAATACTTCATTCCACAGATCCCGCCAGACTTCGAGCTAGTTCCAATTTCGCGCACGATCGGGACGGATCAACTGGTCGATGAAATGGTGGCTAAGTTCACTCATACGATTCAGATGGAATGGATGCTAGCCGGTGTTGCTCCGACCGGGAAAGGAGTTGAAGTACCAGTGGTTGCCATTATTCGATTTCGGGATGGCAAGGTCGCTCATGAACACCTCTACTGGGATCAGGCGAGTGTATTGGTTCAACTCGGCTTGCTTGATTCTGCAAATCTACCCATCGTAGGCGTTGACAGTGCGCGGAAGTTGATGAATCGGAACTTACCCTCAAATACATTGATTGATCGCGCCAGCGATCGCGAATAG